The following DNA comes from Chitinophaga nivalis.
CGGTTGAATGGTGTTGGCTACCACTTCCTCAAAACGGTCCTGGAATGCTTTTACATTTTCTGGTTTCAGGGTCATGCCGGCTGCATAAAAATGGCCGCCATAATTTTCCAGCAGATCTTTACACTGGTGAATCGCTTCATATACATTAAAGCCGGTTACCGATCGCGCAGATCCGGCCACTTTATCATTGGATTGGGTGAGGATAACGGTAGGACGGTAATAGTATTTATCAATTAACCGGGACGCCACAATGCCTACTACGCCTTTGTGCCAGTGTGACTGGTACAGTACTGTTGACTTTTTATTGGCCAGGCTGGTATCTCCCTGTAGTAAAGAGATAGCTTCCTGGGTGATGGTATTATCGATTTCTTTCCGGTCGAAATTATCTGCATGGAGTACCTCCGCAATGGCCATGGCTTTATCCGCATCGTTTTCAATGAAGAGATTGACCGCTTTCCGGGCATCATCCATTCTGCCTGCAGCATTTACGCGGGGAGCAATCACAAAAACCAGGTTGGCAATGGTGAGTTGTTCTTTCAGGCCACTAAGTGTAATCAGTGCCTTTATACCAGGTAAAGGATCTTCATTTACCTTGATGAGGCCATGAAATGCGAGTATCCTGTTTTCCCCGGTCATGGGTACAATGTCTGCCGCGATACTGGTGGCTACCAGGTCCAGGAACTGGTTGGCTTCTGCAGGTGGTAGTCCTCTTTTCTGGGCAAAGGCTGCAATCAGTTTATAACCGATGCCGCATCCGCTCAGTTCTTTATAAGGATATGTACAGTCTTGTTGCTTGGGATTCAGGATGGCTACTGCCGGTGGCAGTACTGCATCCGGCAGGTGATGGTCGCAGATAATAAAGTCGATACCCAGTTCTTTGGCATAGGTAATATGTTCAATGGACTTGATACCGCAATCCAGGGCAATTACCAGACTGAAATCATTATCTCGCGCATACTCAATGCCTTGCATAGAAATACCATAACCTTCGCGATAACGGTGCGGAATATAGAATTCAATATTTTGATAACGTTTCTGGAGAAAAGCATAGACAGTAGCTACAGCAGTGGTACCATCCACATCATAATCGCCGTAGATCAGTATTTTTTCGTGCCGGAAAAAGGCCAGTTCAATTCTGGAGATGGCTTTATCCATGTCCTTCATGAGCCAGGGATCGTGTAAATCTGAAAGGGACGGGCGGAAAAACTGCCGGGCAATCTCGTAATTAGTCACACCCCGTTGTACCAACAGCCTGCATAACAGGGGATGTATGCGTAATGATGACTGAAGTAACTGTTCCTGATTTGGTTGATAAGCTTTTACTGTCCAGCGTTTTTGCATTAGATGTCGATGTAAATTTAAAGGCTGTTTTGTTGAATAGTTACGCAGGATGTATTAAACATTACCCGTTTATCCAAAAAAAACAGCCGGCGTATATCTTATTTTCAGCTGCTGGTTTCCGTGTAATTTTAATGTAGCATGTGTAATTATTACCAGTGAGTTGCCTGCTGCATTTTACATTTATTATTTTACAT
Coding sequences within:
- the recJ gene encoding single-stranded-DNA-specific exonuclease RecJ; the protein is MQKRWTVKAYQPNQEQLLQSSLRIHPLLCRLLVQRGVTNYEIARQFFRPSLSDLHDPWLMKDMDKAISRIELAFFRHEKILIYGDYDVDGTTAVATVYAFLQKRYQNIEFYIPHRYREGYGISMQGIEYARDNDFSLVIALDCGIKSIEHITYAKELGIDFIICDHHLPDAVLPPAVAILNPKQQDCTYPYKELSGCGIGYKLIAAFAQKRGLPPAEANQFLDLVATSIAADIVPMTGENRILAFHGLIKVNEDPLPGIKALITLSGLKEQLTIANLVFVIAPRVNAAGRMDDARKAVNLFIENDADKAMAIAEVLHADNFDRKEIDNTITQEAISLLQGDTSLANKKSTVLYQSHWHKGVVGIVASRLIDKYYYRPTVILTQSNDKVAGSARSVTGFNVYEAIHQCKDLLENYGGHFYAAGMTLKPENVKAFQDRFEEVVANTIQPDQLVPEIVIDSEIHLSDITTPFFNILKQFEPLGPDNLRPVFLARNITDNGFSRLVKEEHIKFSVRQGRSGQSISGIGFYMSEKYHIVASKKPFDMVFTIDENEWNGHVSLQLKVIDIRPSH